One Bdellovibrio bacteriovorus str. Tiberius DNA segment encodes these proteins:
- a CDS encoding ABC transporter ATP-binding protein has protein sequence MNEIILEAKNIKKHFPIKKGLLLREVASVKAVDDVSLFVRKGETLGLVGESGCGKSTLGRTLIRLYEPTAGDINFDGQDFLKLKGEALRKKRKNMQMIFQDPYASLDPRMTVGQIIRQPMDIHNVGTAEERTQRVLELIEVVGLRKGHVNRYPHEFSGGQRQRISIARAIALNPELIICDEPVSALDVSIQAQILNLLKDLQEKLKLTYVFISHDLSVIEHTCDRIAVMYLGKIVEIAPRDELFKNPQHPYTQALIGAIPRVGHGKKKMKKSLGGEVPSPINPPSGCSFHTRCPYKMDICSQKTPVLEGQGNHQKACWLEAAPKMSV, from the coding sequence ATGAACGAAATCATTCTTGAAGCCAAAAATATCAAAAAGCACTTCCCTATCAAAAAGGGTCTGTTGTTGCGTGAAGTGGCCAGCGTTAAGGCCGTCGACGATGTTTCCCTGTTTGTGCGTAAAGGTGAAACCCTGGGTCTGGTGGGTGAATCCGGATGCGGCAAATCCACTTTGGGCCGCACCCTGATCCGTCTTTATGAACCGACTGCCGGCGACATCAACTTTGATGGTCAGGATTTCCTGAAGCTCAAAGGTGAAGCTTTGCGCAAAAAACGCAAGAACATGCAGATGATCTTCCAGGATCCGTATGCGTCTTTGGATCCACGTATGACCGTGGGTCAAATCATCCGCCAGCCCATGGACATCCACAATGTCGGCACCGCGGAAGAGCGCACTCAGCGCGTTCTGGAGCTCATTGAAGTTGTAGGTCTGCGCAAGGGGCACGTGAATCGTTACCCGCACGAATTTTCCGGGGGTCAGCGCCAGCGTATTTCCATCGCCCGTGCGATTGCTTTGAATCCGGAACTGATCATCTGTGACGAACCCGTCAGCGCCCTGGACGTTTCCATTCAGGCGCAGATTCTGAATCTGCTAAAAGACCTGCAGGAAAAACTGAAGCTGACTTATGTGTTTATCTCCCACGATCTTTCCGTGATCGAGCACACCTGCGACCGTATTGCCGTGATGTACCTGGGTAAGATTGTTGAAATCGCCCCGCGTGATGAGCTGTTCAAAAATCCTCAGCACCCATACACGCAAGCGCTTATTGGTGCGATCCCGCGCGTGGGTCATGGAAAAAAGAAAATGAAAAAATCCCTGGGGGGCGAAGTGCCCAGCCCGATCAACCCGCCTTCCGGCTGTTCTTTCCATACAAGATGTCCTTATAAAATGGATATCTGTTCGCAAAAAACTCCGGTTCTGGAAGGTCAGGGAAATCATCAGAAGGCCTGCTGGCTTGAAGCCGCGCCAAAGATGTCGGTTTAG
- a CDS encoding ABC transporter permease produces MTTFITRRILQTLAVIVILSYVCFYLMSLMPGDPVDMMVASNPKITAEDVARLKSLYGLDQPVYKRYASWMGSILQGDLGYSRTYRVPVQELMGPRLWNTFLLSAISLTLSIAIAIPLGVISALKPGSRTDYIVNLFSFGGISIPSFWLAIVLIILFAVKFPILPAGGTQTIGASDMGLWADIKDRSIYLILPVLSLSIQQIGRFSRFTRSTMLEAMRNDFIRTARAKGLSRKTVIWQHGFRNALIPLITILALSFSGLFSGAILTETVFAYQGVGKLVYDSIIGNDYNVAMISFVISVSMVLLMNLVADIMYGFADPRISYQ; encoded by the coding sequence ATGACTACATTCATCACCCGCCGCATTTTGCAGACACTCGCTGTGATAGTGATCCTGTCCTACGTGTGTTTCTATTTGATGAGCTTGATGCCCGGTGATCCGGTGGACATGATGGTGGCCTCCAATCCCAAAATCACCGCTGAAGACGTGGCCCGTCTGAAATCGTTGTACGGTTTGGACCAGCCGGTCTATAAACGTTACGCCAGCTGGATGGGTTCCATCCTTCAGGGTGATCTTGGTTACAGCCGTACCTATCGTGTTCCGGTTCAGGAACTGATGGGCCCGCGTCTGTGGAACACGTTCCTGCTTTCTGCAATCTCTTTGACCCTTTCCATTGCCATTGCCATTCCTCTGGGCGTGATCTCGGCGCTGAAGCCGGGAAGCCGAACAGACTATATAGTGAATCTGTTCTCGTTCGGGGGTATTTCCATCCCCTCATTCTGGCTGGCCATCGTATTGATCATTCTTTTTGCCGTGAAATTCCCCATCTTACCGGCCGGGGGCACACAAACCATCGGAGCATCGGATATGGGCCTGTGGGCTGATATCAAGGATCGCTCCATTTATCTGATTCTTCCCGTCCTGAGTCTGTCCATTCAGCAGATCGGACGCTTCTCAAGATTCACCCGTTCCACCATGCTCGAAGCCATGCGCAATGATTTCATCCGCACAGCAAGAGCCAAAGGTCTTTCCCGCAAAACAGTGATCTGGCAGCACGGTTTCCGTAATGCTTTGATTCCACTGATCACGATCCTGGCACTGAGTTTCTCGGGCTTGTTCTCTGGAGCCATCCTGACTGAAACTGTCTTTGCTTATCAGGGTGTGGGTAAACTTGTTTACGATTCCATTATTGGTAATGACTACAACGTGGCCATGATTTCTTTCGTGATTTCAGTCAGCATGGTTTTGCTGATGAATCTGGTAGCGGACATCATGTACGGCTTTGCGGATCCTCGCATCTCTTACCAATAG
- a CDS encoding ABC transporter ATP-binding protein: MAIQPILEVKNLETTFHTKMGPVRAVNNVSYDIYKGQTLGIVGESGCGKSVTSYSLMRLIEKPGKVTGGQVLLNGRDILKLSEPDMAEVRGGEMAMIFQEPMTALNPVLTIGFQMDEQIMKHKKCGPKESRERAIEMLRLVGIPSPEERYEAYPHQLSGGMRQRAMIAMALSCDPTFLIADEPTTALDVTIQAQILELIQGLQEKLNMTVQFITHDLGVISEISDRVMVMYGGQTCEQADTSELFLNPSHPYTAALISSRPKFGERVSRLTTIEGSVPAPYELPKGCPFVNRCSRVKSECAGTKPPLVEIRPGHKVACFNPL, from the coding sequence GTGGCTATTCAACCAATACTTGAAGTTAAGAATCTTGAAACCACCTTTCACACAAAGATGGGTCCGGTCCGCGCCGTTAACAACGTCAGCTATGACATCTATAAAGGTCAGACCCTGGGGATCGTGGGCGAATCCGGTTGCGGCAAATCAGTGACTTCCTATTCATTGATGCGTCTGATTGAAAAACCCGGCAAGGTCACCGGTGGCCAGGTCCTGCTGAACGGCCGTGATATTTTGAAACTTTCTGAACCGGACATGGCCGAAGTTCGCGGTGGCGAAATGGCGATGATCTTTCAAGAGCCGATGACGGCCCTGAACCCGGTTCTGACCATTGGCTTCCAAATGGATGAGCAAATCATGAAGCACAAAAAGTGCGGACCGAAAGAGTCCCGCGAACGTGCCATTGAAATGCTTCGCCTGGTAGGCATCCCTTCCCCGGAAGAACGGTATGAGGCTTATCCTCACCAGCTGTCCGGTGGTATGAGACAAAGAGCCATGATCGCCATGGCCCTATCCTGCGACCCGACTTTCCTGATTGCCGACGAACCAACGACCGCGCTGGACGTGACCATTCAAGCCCAGATCCTGGAACTGATTCAAGGTCTGCAGGAAAAACTGAACATGACTGTTCAGTTCATCACCCACGATTTGGGTGTAATTTCTGAAATTTCGGACCGCGTGATGGTGATGTACGGTGGCCAGACTTGCGAACAAGCCGACACTTCCGAGCTGTTCCTGAATCCCAGCCATCCCTATACAGCAGCCCTGATCTCTTCCCGCCCGAAATTTGGTGAACGAGTGAGTCGTTTGACCACCATTGAAGGCTCTGTTCCGGCTCCGTACGAACTGCCGAAGGGCTGTCCGTTTGTGAACCGTTGTTCTCGTGTGAAGAGCGAATGCGCCGGCACCAAGCCGCCTTTGGTAGAAATCAGACCGGGTCATAAAGTGGCCTGCTTCAACCCTCTTTAA
- a CDS encoding sensor histidine kinase yields the protein MAMILVFLSTALSFLISSVFAARSWAYRRSYIHRLVFIIEFGYALWAFSVISVFAIDNMAFKIFMTHVRMLGLPLLFPSWALLCAGLFLPGVSAKLRQYWYLVFLFPALVIAANLLAMAGFPAASKWMYYDFYLIPGMSGLVDFTRGPVVLAIIAFAALTIAVGFAFLMYAVFTLKGRRWQYAMVFLAAALWPFALEGLVLLGSGDLPLRQLKIAALWPFIWGLHYAANKGDVLEITSLAQQKVFEQLPGPVVILNARSEYWGGNAAALEMLGLKESWQGHLAAEIPVLRDIISGAERFQIHGLSYQIRRHNLDGDSQESQAQVYLLNDVTELEESNKALKDLNGEILKMHSFNKRVQTVLAHDLTGALAGTQLLLGVSRQDSVLTPDSLVRVREAHKASLELLRNILAWSHEGESRGGVDLKTRVNAAVGHLAPQILQKNVAVKVDLPKEEIQLWGSVRVVETILRNLLSNAVKFSPEGGTIQVTGLIMGNQVELTIQDQGPGVSAEIMASLSDSGAVMSSQDDGFGVGLKFTKDFVNQMGGVLIFDPNVTQGTRVSVRFPIGFPV from the coding sequence ATGGCAATGATATTGGTCTTCTTATCCACGGCGCTCAGCTTTCTTATCAGTTCTGTTTTTGCCGCCCGTTCCTGGGCGTACCGCAGATCCTACATTCATCGTCTGGTGTTTATTATCGAGTTCGGTTACGCGCTGTGGGCCTTTTCTGTCATCAGCGTTTTTGCCATTGATAACATGGCATTTAAGATTTTTATGACCCATGTCCGCATGTTGGGACTGCCGTTGCTGTTTCCATCCTGGGCCCTGCTATGCGCGGGACTTTTTTTGCCAGGGGTGTCGGCGAAACTTCGGCAGTATTGGTATCTGGTCTTTTTGTTTCCGGCGCTGGTGATTGCAGCCAATCTGCTGGCGATGGCGGGGTTTCCTGCGGCCTCTAAATGGATGTACTACGACTTTTATTTGATTCCGGGGATGAGTGGTCTGGTGGATTTCACCCGGGGACCGGTGGTGCTGGCGATTATTGCCTTCGCTGCTCTGACAATCGCTGTGGGGTTTGCATTTCTGATGTATGCCGTCTTCACTCTCAAAGGACGTCGTTGGCAGTATGCCATGGTGTTTTTGGCGGCGGCACTGTGGCCCTTTGCGCTGGAAGGCTTGGTGCTGCTTGGTTCCGGGGATTTGCCTTTGCGACAGTTGAAAATAGCAGCTCTGTGGCCGTTTATCTGGGGGCTTCATTATGCGGCGAACAAGGGCGACGTGCTGGAGATCACCTCGCTGGCGCAGCAAAAAGTTTTCGAGCAGCTTCCCGGGCCCGTCGTGATTTTAAATGCGCGCTCTGAATACTGGGGTGGCAATGCGGCGGCGTTGGAAATGCTGGGTCTTAAGGAAAGCTGGCAGGGGCATCTTGCGGCAGAAATCCCGGTTCTTCGGGACATCATTTCCGGGGCCGAGCGCTTTCAGATTCATGGGCTTAGTTACCAGATCCGTCGTCACAATCTGGACGGCGACAGTCAGGAAAGTCAGGCTCAGGTGTATTTATTGAATGACGTGACCGAGCTTGAGGAAAGCAACAAAGCTCTGAAAGATCTGAATGGGGAAATCTTAAAAATGCACAGTTTCAACAAGCGGGTGCAAACGGTGCTGGCGCATGATTTGACCGGAGCATTGGCGGGCACGCAGTTGCTGCTGGGGGTATCCCGTCAAGACAGTGTGCTGACTCCGGATTCGCTGGTTCGCGTGCGGGAAGCGCACAAGGCCTCGTTGGAGTTGTTGAGAAATATTCTGGCCTGGAGCCATGAGGGGGAAAGCCGGGGCGGCGTTGATCTGAAGACGCGTGTTAATGCGGCCGTGGGGCATCTGGCTCCTCAGATTCTGCAAAAAAATGTCGCGGTGAAAGTGGATCTGCCGAAAGAGGAGATTCAGTTGTGGGGCTCCGTCCGTGTTGTCGAAACGATTTTAAGAAATCTGCTGTCGAATGCGGTGAAGTTCAGTCCCGAGGGCGGAACTATTCAAGTGACCGGCTTGATTATGGGAAATCAGGTTGAGCTGACTATTCAGGATCAGGGGCCGGGTGTGTCGGCGGAAATCATGGCGTCGTTGTCGGATTCTGGTGCGGTGATGTCGTCGCAGGATGACGGCTTCGGAGTGGGGCTTAAATTCACCAAGGACTTTGTGAATCAGATGGGCGGGGTGTTGATCTTTGACCCGAATGTCACGCAGGGCACCCGGGTGTCGGTTCGTTTTCCTATCGGGTTTCCAGTTTAA
- the sohB gene encoding protease SohB produces the protein MDALQSIGVFAAQTFLILFAVIAVILVIALLAAKASHKSEIQIELLHKRYKNFRHLLKAHTVTKSERKELKKKLKEERKALESKSSDGDKKIFVIDFEGDVKASAVENLREEVTAVLTLATPSDEVVVRVESPGGVVHGYGLAASQLLRIREKGIPLTVCVDKVAASGGYLMSVTANKILCAPFAIVGSIGVVAQLPNLHRLLKKHDVDYKEYTAGEFKRTVSLLGEITDKGEEKFKQQLEDTHVLFKSFVSRFRPQMNLAEVATGEYWYGEQALTKLLVDEIRTSDDYLLTLSEKHQVVKVKFEHHESFSDKLTGVLGKALKKGALSAVEELETRRFL, from the coding sequence ATGGACGCATTGCAGAGCATCGGAGTTTTCGCAGCACAGACCTTCTTGATCCTTTTCGCCGTTATCGCGGTGATTTTGGTCATCGCCCTGCTGGCTGCCAAGGCAAGTCATAAATCCGAAATCCAAATCGAGCTTCTGCACAAGCGATACAAGAACTTCCGCCATCTTCTGAAGGCTCACACGGTCACCAAGTCCGAACGCAAAGAGCTCAAGAAAAAGTTGAAGGAAGAGCGCAAAGCCCTTGAATCCAAATCCAGCGACGGCGACAAAAAGATCTTCGTGATCGACTTTGAGGGCGATGTGAAAGCCTCTGCTGTTGAAAATCTGCGCGAAGAAGTCACCGCAGTTTTGACTCTGGCCACCCCGTCTGACGAAGTTGTCGTTCGCGTGGAAAGTCCGGGCGGTGTGGTTCATGGTTACGGCCTGGCCGCAAGCCAGCTTTTGCGCATCCGTGAAAAAGGCATTCCTTTGACTGTTTGCGTGGACAAAGTGGCTGCCAGCGGCGGTTACCTGATGTCTGTGACCGCGAACAAAATCCTGTGCGCCCCGTTTGCCATTGTTGGTTCTATCGGTGTTGTGGCCCAGCTTCCAAACCTGCACCGTCTGTTGAAAAAGCACGACGTAGACTACAAAGAATACACCGCTGGAGAGTTCAAGCGAACTGTAAGCCTTTTGGGTGAAATCACTGACAAGGGCGAAGAAAAGTTCAAACAACAGCTTGAAGACACGCATGTATTGTTCAAGAGCTTTGTCAGCCGCTTCCGTCCGCAGATGAATCTGGCTGAAGTGGCCACCGGCGAATACTGGTACGGCGAACAAGCCCTGACAAAACTGCTGGTGGATGAAATCCGCACCAGCGATGATTACCTTCTGACCCTTTCTGAAAAGCATCAGGTAGTTAAAGTAAAATTTGAACACCACGAAAGCTTCAGCGACAAGCTGACCGGCGTTTTGGGTAAGGCTTTGAAAAAAGGCGCCCTTTCTGCTGTGGAAGAACTTGAAACAAGACGCTTTCTTTAA
- a CDS encoding ABC transporter permease, producing the protein MSEMTMNEIEIDNNQLSAKDRAELEKAQPMWKMILTQFMDHKLAVAGAAIISIFMLVAIFAGTIQAVTGIDPDAQNVGNRYLAPMTTASVGLDVRETEIERFITDNPEAADVVQKALVEKGIVAVAEADAIYELGAQEISKALSDLKSLNIAETAGLVSIFNNFETFHLFGTDELGRDVFIRLVYGTRVSMGVGVLVAIASALIGLLIGSIAGFYGGMIDTFLMRVTDALLSLPHIPVLIVIAAIDLSKIPWLKAIISTSNESIFKMIIILCLFSWMSVARLVRGSILSIREREFVLAAKTLGAKDSTIIIRHMFPNVIAPMLVAITLGVGESILFEAALSFLGLGIMPPTPSWGNMLNNAQELIYQAPFLAVLPGLLIFLTTVSFNYLGDGLQDAIDPKAIRR; encoded by the coding sequence ATGAGCGAAATGACCATGAACGAAATCGAAATTGATAATAACCAACTGTCCGCCAAGGACCGTGCGGAGCTTGAAAAAGCCCAGCCGATGTGGAAGATGATCCTGACCCAGTTTATGGATCACAAGCTGGCTGTAGCTGGCGCTGCTATCATCAGCATCTTCATGCTGGTGGCGATCTTTGCCGGCACCATCCAGGCTGTCACGGGAATTGATCCGGACGCCCAAAATGTTGGAAACCGCTATCTGGCACCAATGACAACAGCCTCTGTGGGTCTGGATGTGCGTGAAACTGAAATTGAACGCTTCATCACGGACAACCCCGAAGCGGCCGACGTCGTGCAAAAAGCTTTGGTTGAAAAAGGCATCGTTGCGGTGGCCGAAGCTGACGCGATCTATGAACTGGGTGCCCAGGAAATTTCCAAAGCGCTTTCGGATTTGAAAAGCCTGAACATCGCTGAAACAGCCGGCTTGGTTTCCATCTTCAACAACTTTGAAACCTTCCACCTGTTCGGCACCGACGAACTGGGCCGTGATGTCTTTATCCGTCTGGTTTACGGGACCCGTGTTTCCATGGGCGTGGGCGTTCTGGTGGCTATTGCGTCAGCCCTAATCGGTTTATTGATCGGCAGTATCGCGGGCTTCTATGGCGGAATGATTGACACCTTCCTGATGCGTGTGACGGATGCTTTGCTGTCCCTGCCGCACATCCCGGTTTTGATTGTTATTGCTGCCATCGATCTTTCCAAAATTCCATGGCTGAAGGCAATCATCAGCACATCCAACGAAAGCATCTTCAAGATGATCATCATCCTGTGCCTGTTCTCGTGGATGTCGGTGGCCCGTCTGGTGCGTGGAAGTATTTTGTCGATCCGTGAACGTGAATTCGTTCTGGCGGCAAAAACCCTGGGTGCCAAAGACAGCACGATCATCATCCGCCACATGTTCCCGAACGTCATTGCACCAATGCTGGTGGCGATCACTTTGGGTGTGGGCGAATCGATCTTGTTTGAAGCAGCATTGAGCTTCCTGGGTCTGGGGATTATGCCTCCGACACCAAGCTGGGGGAACATGCTGAACAATGCGCAGGAACTGATTTACCAGGCTCCGTTCCTGGCGGTTCTGCCGGGTCTGTTGATTTTCCTGACGACAGTCAGCTTTAACTATCTGGGTGACGGTCTGCAGGATGCTATTGATCCCAAAGCGATCCGTCGCTAA
- a CDS encoding Sec-independent protein translocase subunit TatA/TatB, whose product MGEFSLTHILLLAVIFLIFFGPSRLPQLGQSMGKAIRGFKQGLNEIDVDAKDIHDNQQVSHQNKQNMGQTTKQSENQNS is encoded by the coding sequence ATGGGTGAGTTTAGCCTTACGCACATTCTGCTTCTAGCTGTTATCTTTTTGATCTTCTTCGGACCAAGCCGTCTTCCACAACTGGGTCAGTCCATGGGTAAAGCCATCCGTGGCTTCAAACAAGGCCTGAACGAAATCGACGTTGATGCCAAAGACATTCACGACAACCAACAGGTTTCTCACCAGAACAAACAAAACATGGGTCAAACCACGAAACAAAGCGAAAACCAAAACTCCTAA
- a CDS encoding peptide ABC transporter substrate-binding protein, whose product MLKKFAKGLCVVAGLGMSVQAVAAPSNTELKIGISQEFETMNPLIMSMSASAYMYRMVGRSLVVLTPEGKWVTQLAKEIPSLDKGTAKIIEEGGKKKIVANWEIIESAKWGDGKPVICQDFITSHTIATSPTVSVGEKEQWTQVEKIDIDPKNPKKCTFKYEKAKWDFFTLAQFFPVPTHLEKPVFDKYSKQKEGYEKNSNYVRNPTNPGLYNGPYVISEVKLGSHVSFAANPNFYGKQPNIKKVIVKLIPNTGTMEANLRSGTIDMISTLGLDLDQALAFDKKNKSESLPYVVHFVPSVTYEHIDLRLDNPILKDVNVRKALLYSINRDDLVKALFENKQQVALHNVSPKDPWFTADPKEITVYRYSKREAGKLLDAAGWTMGKDGYRYKDGKKLSVVFQTTAGNKTRELVQVYLQNQWKQAGIEVLIKNEPARVFFGETMSKRKFEGMALFAWVSSPENSPRSTVYSKAIPNNSNGWSGQNYHGWTNATVDKNLEALDLEFNAKKRADLVHEILKLYTSEVPVLPLYYRSDISVTPKNLKGYKMAGHQFYETNNIEDWNLN is encoded by the coding sequence ATGTTGAAAAAGTTTGCGAAAGGTCTCTGCGTGGTTGCAGGTTTGGGCATGAGTGTCCAGGCTGTGGCAGCTCCGTCCAACACCGAACTTAAAATCGGTATCTCTCAGGAATTCGAAACAATGAATCCGCTGATCATGTCCATGTCTGCTTCTGCGTACATGTACCGCATGGTGGGCCGTTCTTTGGTGGTTCTGACTCCGGAAGGCAAATGGGTCACTCAGCTTGCCAAAGAAATCCCTTCTTTGGACAAAGGCACTGCGAAGATCATCGAAGAAGGCGGCAAAAAGAAGATTGTAGCCAACTGGGAAATCATCGAAAGCGCAAAATGGGGCGACGGCAAACCGGTTATCTGCCAGGACTTCATCACTTCCCACACTATCGCGACCAGCCCGACTGTGAGCGTGGGTGAAAAAGAACAGTGGACTCAGGTGGAAAAGATCGACATCGATCCTAAAAATCCAAAAAAGTGCACATTCAAATACGAAAAAGCCAAATGGGACTTCTTCACCCTGGCTCAGTTCTTCCCGGTGCCAACTCACCTGGAAAAACCTGTGTTTGACAAATACTCCAAGCAAAAAGAAGGCTACGAAAAGAACTCCAACTACGTTCGCAACCCGACCAATCCGGGCCTTTACAACGGTCCTTACGTGATCAGCGAAGTGAAACTGGGTTCTCACGTTTCTTTTGCTGCGAACCCGAACTTCTATGGCAAACAGCCGAACATCAAAAAAGTGATCGTGAAGCTGATCCCGAACACCGGGACTATGGAAGCCAACCTTCGCTCCGGCACAATCGACATGATCTCCACTTTGGGTCTGGACCTGGATCAGGCACTTGCTTTCGACAAGAAAAACAAGTCTGAAAGCCTGCCTTACGTGGTTCACTTCGTACCGTCTGTGACTTACGAGCACATTGATCTTCGTTTGGACAATCCCATCCTGAAAGATGTGAACGTTCGTAAAGCGTTGTTGTATTCCATCAACCGCGACGACCTGGTGAAAGCATTGTTCGAGAACAAACAACAAGTGGCTTTGCACAACGTATCCCCTAAAGATCCTTGGTTCACTGCCGATCCAAAAGAGATCACTGTGTACCGTTACTCCAAGCGTGAAGCCGGAAAACTTCTGGATGCTGCTGGCTGGACTATGGGTAAAGATGGCTACCGTTACAAAGACGGCAAGAAACTTTCCGTTGTCTTCCAGACAACTGCGGGCAATAAAACCCGCGAGCTGGTTCAGGTTTACCTGCAAAACCAATGGAAACAGGCTGGCATCGAAGTTCTGATCAAGAACGAACCGGCACGTGTGTTCTTCGGTGAAACCATGTCCAAACGCAAGTTCGAAGGCATGGCTTTGTTTGCGTGGGTTTCTTCTCCGGAAAACAGCCCGCGTTCTACAGTTTATTCCAAAGCTATTCCGAACAACAGTAACGGCTGGTCCGGTCAGAACTATCACGGTTGGACAAATGCAACTGTTGATAAAAACCTGGAAGCTCTGGATCTTGAATTCAACGCGAAAAAACGTGCGGACCTGGTTCACGAAATCCTGAAGCTTTACACTTCGGAAGTTCCGGTTTTGCCTCTTTACTACCGCTCTGACATTTCTGTAACTCCGAAAAACTTGAAGGGTTACAAAATGGCTGGTCACCAGTTCTACGAGACAAACAACATCGAAGACTGGAACCTGAACTAG
- a CDS encoding TIGR02285 family protein, which translates to MVSLTSIFLPMLLTLSWAQTSRVVTEKITVPWAVTDWEPYYILEGANANMGRVDRLRRILEDNLKGYQFTDMYADMPKTMELWKLGRNICSGSALITPEREKLAYFSALSFQVPHEYVLVTANAQMLEKLPAEVSLKDIMKNKKWVGLFVKDRSYGSDIDALVKNVSPRDKHLMLKKNVSEGYTSLLKMLEKKRFDYMIEYEAVVRAYNEKIFPAKPLATRIVKESHPSAVFYLACTKNPWGRDVVRKVDQVLQKMALTNEYQRAVESWLAPDLQKKSRKTLDEFYQKRAQGPWMTAPW; encoded by the coding sequence GTGGTATCTCTTACCTCCATATTTCTTCCAATGTTACTGACACTGAGCTGGGCCCAGACATCTCGGGTCGTCACCGAGAAAATCACTGTCCCTTGGGCGGTCACTGATTGGGAGCCCTACTACATACTTGAAGGGGCCAACGCCAACATGGGCCGGGTGGATCGTCTGCGCCGGATTTTGGAGGATAATCTGAAGGGGTATCAGTTCACCGACATGTATGCAGATATGCCCAAAACCATGGAACTATGGAAGCTGGGCAGAAACATCTGTTCAGGTTCTGCCTTGATAACGCCTGAACGGGAAAAGCTGGCGTACTTTTCAGCGCTGTCGTTTCAGGTTCCCCATGAATATGTGCTCGTAACCGCAAATGCCCAGATGCTGGAAAAGCTGCCTGCGGAAGTTTCTTTAAAAGACATTATGAAAAACAAAAAATGGGTCGGTCTTTTCGTCAAAGATCGGTCTTATGGTTCCGACATCGATGCACTGGTGAAAAATGTTTCACCGCGGGACAAGCATTTGATGCTGAAAAAGAATGTCAGTGAAGGTTACACCTCACTGCTGAAGATGCTGGAGAAAAAGCGTTTTGACTATATGATTGAGTATGAAGCCGTGGTGCGGGCCTATAATGAAAAGATATTTCCGGCAAAACCTCTGGCAACCCGGATTGTGAAAGAGTCCCATCCCTCAGCCGTTTTTTATCTGGCTTGCACTAAAAACCCCTGGGGTCGGGATGTTGTTCGCAAGGTCGATCAGGTATTGCAGAAAATGGCTTTAACCAACGAATACCAGCGCGCCGTGGAATCGTGGCTGGCGCCGGACCTGCAAAAGAAAAGTCGAAAAACTTTGGATGAATTTTATCAGAAAAGAGCACAGGGACCGTGGATGACGGCCCCGTGGTGA
- a CDS encoding VC0807 family protein, giving the protein MSKQEAPPKENGLLNIVFNIVLPVLILNKLSKFIGPFWALVLALAFPLGYGAYDLIKRKKFNAFSALGLLNVLLTGGLALLGLHGFWFAVKEAAFPALVGLFVLGSAFTKKPFIETLFLNPALMKVDLLEERLKEKGKQKEFHDHMKSATVWLSLSFAFSAVCNFVLARKIFINIDSTLSADAQSTVLNEQIAQMTTWSMAIIMVPSMIFLLGIFWYLMRGIKQHSGLSTEELLKES; this is encoded by the coding sequence ATGTCAAAACAGGAAGCACCACCAAAAGAAAACGGCCTCTTAAATATCGTCTTTAATATCGTACTTCCGGTGCTGATCCTGAATAAACTGTCCAAGTTTATCGGACCTTTCTGGGCACTGGTTTTGGCATTGGCCTTCCCTTTGGGATACGGCGCCTATGACCTTATCAAACGCAAAAAATTCAACGCCTTTTCAGCCTTAGGTCTTTTGAACGTGCTGCTGACCGGCGGCCTGGCACTGCTGGGTCTGCACGGATTCTGGTTCGCCGTCAAAGAGGCGGCCTTTCCAGCCTTGGTAGGATTGTTCGTCCTGGGATCCGCGTTCACCAAAAAACCATTCATCGAAACCCTGTTCCTGAATCCCGCACTGATGAAGGTGGATCTGCTAGAGGAACGCCTGAAAGAAAAGGGCAAACAAAAAGAATTCCACGACCACATGAAGAGTGCCACCGTATGGCTGTCGCTCTCATTCGCCTTCAGCGCGGTCTGCAACTTCGTATTGGCTCGAAAGATTTTCATTAATATTGATTCAACACTGTCCGCAGACGCTCAGTCCACAGTGCTCAACGAACAAATCGCCCAAATGACCACTTGGTCAATGGCCATCATCATGGTCCCATCCATGATCTTCCTGCTGGGCATTTTCTGGTATCTCATGAGAGGCATTAAACAACACAGCGGCCTCTCCACCGAAGAACTCCTAAAAGAAAGCTAA